From a region of the Nonlabens sp. Hel1_33_55 genome:
- the lpxB gene encoding lipid-A-disaccharide synthase, with translation MKYYLIAGEASGDLHGSLLMKELQKKDPSAEFRFWGGDLMEQVGGGTLVRHYRDLAFMGFVEVLGNLRTILRNINDCKKDIQEFAPDVIIYIDYPGFNFRIMKWARLQGYRNHYYISPQIWAWKESRIKAIKRDVDEMYVILPFEKHFYEQKHQFPVHFVGHPLIDAINTRKKLDHHKFLSDHEMDDRPIIALLPGSRKQEIKNMLTVMLRMVDRFEEYQFVIAGAPGQDASFYASFLKKYDVKLIMNQTYDLLSLSHAALVTSGTATLETALFKVPQVVCYKGSMISYQIAKRIIKLDYISLVNLIMDQPVVTELIQKEFKPKHLQRELEHILDKTHRNRIFADYYQLEKKLGGVGASEKTAALIYKSITAEDDK, from the coding sequence ATGAAATACTATCTCATTGCAGGCGAGGCGAGTGGCGACCTTCATGGATCGCTCTTGATGAAGGAACTTCAAAAAAAGGATCCTAGTGCAGAATTCAGATTCTGGGGTGGCGATTTAATGGAACAGGTTGGTGGTGGTACTCTTGTGCGACATTATAGAGATCTAGCCTTTATGGGCTTTGTGGAAGTATTGGGAAACCTTAGAACCATCCTGCGCAACATCAACGACTGCAAAAAAGACATTCAGGAATTTGCTCCAGATGTCATTATATATATTGATTATCCTGGATTTAATTTTAGGATTATGAAATGGGCGCGGCTGCAGGGCTATCGCAACCATTATTATATTTCGCCCCAAATATGGGCATGGAAGGAAAGTAGAATCAAAGCCATCAAACGTGATGTAGATGAGATGTACGTGATCTTGCCTTTTGAAAAACATTTCTATGAACAAAAACATCAATTTCCTGTTCATTTTGTGGGACATCCATTGATTGATGCTATAAATACTAGAAAGAAACTAGACCACCATAAATTTCTCAGTGATCATGAAATGGACGATAGGCCCATTATTGCCTTATTGCCGGGCAGTCGCAAACAAGAAATCAAGAACATGTTGACGGTCATGTTGCGCATGGTCGATCGGTTTGAGGAGTATCAGTTCGTTATCGCTGGTGCACCTGGACAGGACGCCTCTTTTTATGCCAGTTTTCTGAAAAAATACGATGTCAAGTTGATCATGAATCAGACATATGATCTTTTGAGTTTATCGCATGCAGCGCTGGTCACGTCAGGAACGGCAACTTTAGAAACGGCGCTCTTTAAAGTGCCGCAGGTCGTTTGTTATAAAGGCAGCATGATTTCTTACCAGATTGCAAAACGCATTATCAAGCTAGACTATATATCGCTTGTGAATTTGATCATGGATCAACCAGTGGTTACAGAACTGATTCAAAAGGAATTCAAGCCCAAACATTTGCAGCGAGAATTGGAACACATTCTAGACAAGACACACCGTAACCGGATTTTTGCCGATTACTATCAGTTAGAGAAAAAACTAGGCGGCGTTGGTGCAAGTGAAAAGACGGCTGCTCTCATTTATAAATCAATTACTGCAGAGGATGATAAATAG
- a CDS encoding C40 family peptidase, translating into MINRISLSRKRTNPTSITHYLRISLCTILVAMLVSCGSSKPKVVTTKAEARELRSENTSNRKVPPKTPMTRRPEKLDELEKEPAADEDRTEVPESLTTVDAAILYAMEYEGTRYRYGGSSKSGMDCSGLINLSFDKAGEKVPRTSMSLFQATNPIDIKEVQKGDLMFFATGRDRKKINHVALVTEVTPAEIRFIHATVSQGVTVSSFNEPYWLGKYLSSGRLF; encoded by the coding sequence ATGATAAATAGAATCTCGCTTTCGCGAAAACGAACTAATCCAACTTCTATAACACATTATTTAAGAATCAGTCTCTGTACCATCCTGGTTGCAATGTTGGTTTCATGTGGGAGCAGTAAACCAAAAGTCGTTACCACCAAAGCAGAAGCTCGAGAGTTAAGAAGTGAAAACACATCGAATAGGAAGGTGCCGCCAAAAACACCCATGACCAGAAGGCCTGAAAAGCTGGATGAGCTTGAAAAAGAACCAGCAGCAGATGAAGATAGAACTGAAGTTCCAGAATCATTGACTACCGTTGATGCGGCGATTCTCTATGCCATGGAATATGAGGGTACCCGTTATCGATATGGCGGTTCTTCTAAAAGCGGTATGGATTGTAGCGGTTTGATCAACCTTTCCTTTGACAAGGCTGGTGAAAAAGTGCCACGAACCAGCATGAGCTTATTTCAAGCAACTAATCCAATAGATATTAAAGAAGTACAAAAGGGCGATCTGATGTTTTTTGCAACTGGCAGAGACCGCAAAAAAATAAATCACGTAGCACTTGTAACAGAAGTCACACCTGCGGAAATTAGATTTATCCACGCCACGGTTTCCCAAGGGGTTACTGTATCTTCTTTTAATGAACCTTACTGGCTAGGTAAGTACCTGAGCAGCGGTAGGTTATTTTGA
- a CDS encoding ComEC/Rec2 family competence protein, protein MKLLDYPFYRLVAFFIIGIVVQFYVPLPISFWLLFVALTLFLSLLGYFIKPFAVVSKSLLTISVMLFFAALGGCITSLKSGVFPNNHYSHAVQKGEDAVITLLLREQLSSNSYNHRFYADVTSYNWQVTQGKILVLFKRSDSVNYKAGQELIVYDDVNDASNGRNPGDFNYKEYLKGIDVYGQVYVDKPKILQSQLQESSLPWYVRYRNKLLQDLEDSNLTDNSRSLVEALVLGQRQNVDPTITQNFRDAGVIHILALSGLHVGIILLILQFCLKWMKRLPYGNWIQTVIIISLLWCFALLTGMSPSILRAVTMFSFVAIGMNINRNRSVFHSLTISAFCLLVYDPRLLFQVGFQLSYTAVIAIVLLQPLFMRLFPRIKYWLPNKLVQIFTVTLAAQIGVAPLSIYYFHQLPLAFLVGNLALLLILPLILGLSITFIILLQLGVVVDWLGNGLNFIFETIISFVGYISSFQGFVWKDIYLRVDQLILIYIFLLGLIVFVLPIIKRSRRERFRITKSNYGFHIALAAMIGLVCTSLFHDYKSKESFMVLHQSRGSAVAISNAKESKLLVHLSSMDNVRRENSFNRLSQIENFQKTTLKIDSLPAMINYKNIPLIVIDESALFAETSVKEPIVLLSNSPKINLNKVITKLNPKLIITDGSNYRNFVDRWKATCNNRNVDFVNTYDEGAIDLLQY, encoded by the coding sequence ATGAAATTATTGGACTATCCATTTTATAGGCTTGTCGCCTTTTTCATCATTGGGATCGTTGTCCAATTTTATGTTCCGTTACCAATATCGTTTTGGTTACTTTTCGTTGCCTTAACCTTATTTCTTTCTCTTCTAGGTTATTTCATCAAGCCTTTTGCTGTTGTTAGTAAAAGCCTACTTACAATATCTGTAATGCTGTTTTTCGCAGCTTTAGGTGGCTGCATAACATCGCTCAAGTCCGGCGTGTTTCCCAATAATCATTATTCGCATGCTGTCCAGAAAGGAGAAGATGCTGTAATAACATTGCTACTGCGAGAACAGTTAAGTTCAAATTCTTATAATCATCGTTTCTATGCAGATGTTACCAGTTACAACTGGCAGGTCACTCAAGGTAAGATCTTGGTTTTATTTAAAAGATCTGATAGTGTCAATTACAAGGCTGGACAAGAGTTAATAGTTTATGATGATGTCAACGATGCGAGCAATGGTCGTAATCCTGGAGATTTCAATTATAAGGAATACCTCAAAGGAATTGATGTCTACGGACAAGTCTACGTGGACAAACCCAAAATATTACAATCGCAATTACAAGAAAGTTCGCTTCCATGGTATGTTCGATATAGAAACAAATTGTTGCAAGATCTTGAAGATTCAAATCTCACTGATAATTCCCGATCGCTGGTAGAGGCATTGGTACTGGGACAACGCCAAAATGTAGATCCTACCATCACTCAAAATTTTAGGGATGCTGGCGTGATTCATATTCTTGCGCTTAGCGGTCTGCATGTAGGTATCATTCTTTTAATCCTGCAATTCTGTTTAAAATGGATGAAACGATTGCCTTACGGGAATTGGATCCAAACGGTCATCATAATTTCGTTGTTGTGGTGTTTTGCCCTTCTGACTGGAATGTCTCCATCTATATTACGGGCTGTGACGATGTTTTCTTTTGTTGCTATTGGAATGAATATCAATCGCAACAGATCTGTTTTTCATAGCTTGACAATTTCGGCGTTTTGCCTATTGGTTTATGATCCGCGATTGTTGTTTCAGGTAGGATTTCAACTTAGTTATACTGCCGTCATTGCCATTGTGTTGCTACAGCCCTTATTCATGCGCTTGTTCCCAAGAATCAAATACTGGCTACCCAATAAGCTTGTTCAAATCTTTACCGTGACACTAGCTGCACAAATAGGAGTAGCGCCATTGAGCATCTATTATTTTCACCAATTACCGCTTGCATTTTTAGTGGGTAATCTGGCTTTATTGCTCATTCTTCCACTGATATTAGGTTTGTCGATTACATTTATAATACTGCTGCAACTAGGTGTCGTAGTCGACTGGCTGGGTAATGGCCTCAACTTTATTTTTGAAACTATAATTTCGTTCGTTGGTTACATTAGCAGTTTTCAGGGATTTGTGTGGAAAGATATTTACCTGCGAGTAGATCAATTGATACTCATTTACATTTTTCTGTTGGGATTGATTGTTTTCGTTTTACCTATCATAAAACGAAGCAGAAGAGAAAGATTCAGGATCACCAAATCAAATTATGGATTTCACATAGCGCTGGCAGCAATGATTGGTTTGGTTTGTACAAGCTTATTTCACGATTATAAGTCAAAGGAAAGCTTCATGGTTTTGCATCAATCAAGAGGCAGTGCTGTAGCGATTTCAAATGCTAAAGAATCAAAACTCTTGGTTCATTTGTCCAGTATGGATAATGTAAGGAGAGAAAACAGCTTTAACCGTCTAAGTCAAATAGAAAACTTTCAGAAAACGACCTTGAAAATTGACAGCCTACCAGCGATGATCAATTATAAGAATATACCACTCATTGTCATTGACGAATCGGCATTATTTGCAGAAACTAGTGTTAAAGAACCTATAGTTTTACTTTCCAACTCTCCTAAAATTAATTTAAACAAAGTCATCACTAAATTAAATCCCAAACTCATCATCACCGATGGATCAAATTACCGCAATTTTGTCGACCGCTGGAAGGCAACTTGTAATAACAGAAATGTAGATTTCGTCAATACGTATGATGAAGGAGCGATAGACCTATTGCAATATTAG
- a CDS encoding thioredoxin family protein, which translates to MKRFLFIVFLFSTFAVSAQVNWMTMNEALAAQKKEPRKILFKTYTESCPNCKWMDKHAFAKADIAQFINNNYYPVKFDAEGKESITYKGKSYGNKNYKKFPGAQHEFAEAMKIFEYPTLIFFDENANVINPVPGKMGPKKLEVYVTMLADDTYKSIRTGQDWADYQAQFNYQLQD; encoded by the coding sequence ATGAAACGTTTTCTTTTTATCGTATTTCTCTTTTCAACTTTTGCGGTTAGTGCTCAGGTGAATTGGATGACTATGAATGAGGCTCTGGCTGCTCAGAAAAAAGAGCCTCGCAAGATCTTGTTTAAAACCTATACAGAAAGTTGTCCTAACTGTAAGTGGATGGATAAACACGCTTTCGCGAAAGCGGACATAGCTCAATTCATTAACAACAACTACTATCCGGTAAAATTTGATGCCGAAGGAAAAGAGTCCATCACCTACAAAGGCAAAAGCTACGGCAACAAGAATTACAAAAAGTTTCCAGGCGCACAGCACGAGTTTGCCGAAGCCATGAAAATCTTTGAATATCCTACTTTAATCTTCTTTGATGAGAATGCCAACGTCATTAATCCAGTACCCGGTAAAATGGGACCGAAAAAGCTGGAAGTATATGTTACCATGCTGGCAGATGACACCTACAAATCTATTAGGACCGGTCAAGACTGGGCAGATTACCAGGCACAATTTAATTACCAATTGCAGGACTAA
- a CDS encoding peptide MFS transporter, giving the protein MEYKYGGSITNQKTVLGHPSGLFILFFTEMWERFSYYGMRALLVLFLVASLTDENSGWEWERADATSLYGWYIGLVYLTPIIGGFIADKFTGYRKAIVIGAFVMTLGHAAMALELFADYFFYVGLVLLILGNGMFKPNISSIVGQLYKTQGKEKDAGYTIFYMGINAGAFLGILLCGYIGEQIGWHYGFGLAGVFMFFGMLQFHFGQKIFGKIGLSPKDATDYVDADADNPADMTVVASAKEQEKQHTDPQEDVEPSPSVVKDRLIVISIFALFTIFFWWAFEQAGGSMTIFAADYTDRALEGGAALTFKIINTIITVIPLAVITLVLILLFKQTFKKYAISNLFLGTSFVIIWAIVIWMLVREFQSDSTEVAASWFSVLNSLFIIIFAPLFSKIWQSRFNPSGPVKFALGLILVGVGFAALAYGSLEIPQGAKSAGVSMIWLILAFLFHTLGELCVSPVGLSYVSKLAPIRLVGLMFGVWFIANALAGIIGGWTAGFMDPMLEDYGLVSFFLIFTLIPIAAGIIMLGINKWMISKMHGIR; this is encoded by the coding sequence ATGGAATATAAATATGGTGGCTCGATAACGAACCAAAAAACTGTTCTAGGGCATCCTTCTGGATTGTTCATTCTCTTCTTTACAGAAATGTGGGAGCGTTTTTCCTACTATGGAATGCGTGCTTTGCTCGTACTTTTCCTTGTAGCGAGTCTTACAGATGAAAACTCTGGCTGGGAATGGGAACGCGCAGATGCTACTTCACTCTACGGTTGGTACATAGGATTAGTTTATTTGACCCCAATTATAGGTGGTTTCATTGCCGATAAGTTTACTGGATACAGAAAAGCTATTGTAATAGGGGCTTTTGTAATGACCTTGGGACACGCTGCCATGGCGTTAGAACTTTTTGCTGATTATTTTTTCTACGTTGGTCTTGTTCTTTTGATCCTGGGTAATGGGATGTTTAAACCGAACATATCATCTATAGTTGGTCAACTTTATAAAACTCAAGGAAAAGAAAAAGATGCAGGTTACACGATTTTTTATATGGGAATCAATGCTGGTGCATTTTTGGGAATTCTACTATGTGGTTACATAGGTGAGCAGATTGGGTGGCACTATGGTTTTGGGCTTGCTGGAGTATTTATGTTTTTTGGAATGTTACAATTTCACTTCGGTCAGAAGATTTTTGGTAAAATTGGATTATCTCCTAAAGATGCAACTGACTACGTAGACGCTGATGCTGACAACCCTGCAGATATGACGGTAGTAGCTTCTGCAAAAGAGCAGGAAAAACAACACACTGATCCACAAGAAGATGTCGAACCATCACCATCAGTTGTAAAGGATCGACTTATAGTAATTAGCATATTTGCTTTATTTACCATCTTTTTTTGGTGGGCATTTGAACAAGCTGGTGGTTCTATGACCATCTTTGCAGCTGATTATACAGACAGAGCGCTAGAAGGAGGCGCTGCACTTACATTTAAAATTATTAATACTATAATCACAGTGATACCATTAGCCGTGATTACGTTAGTATTAATATTGCTTTTCAAGCAAACTTTCAAAAAATATGCGATATCTAATCTCTTTTTAGGTACCAGTTTTGTAATTATATGGGCGATAGTAATTTGGATGTTGGTTCGCGAATTCCAATCAGATTCTACTGAAGTTGCTGCATCATGGTTCTCTGTCCTAAACTCTCTATTCATTATAATATTTGCACCTTTATTTTCAAAAATCTGGCAAAGTCGCTTCAACCCTTCTGGACCAGTTAAATTCGCTTTAGGATTAATATTGGTAGGAGTCGGTTTTGCTGCTCTTGCCTATGGATCTTTAGAAATTCCGCAAGGAGCTAAATCAGCTGGAGTGAGTATGATTTGGCTTATTCTGGCCTTCCTTTTCCATACGCTGGGAGAATTATGTGTATCGCCTGTAGGATTGTCTTATGTTAGTAAACTTGCTCCTATCAGACTCGTTGGGCTAATGTTTGGAGTTTGGTTTATAGCAAATGCACTTGCAGGTATCATTGGTGGATGGACAGCAGGATTTATGGATCCTATGCTAGAGGATTATGGGCTCGTTAGCTTCTTTTTAATCTTTACGTTGATACCTATTGCCGCTGGGATCATCATGCTGGGAATCAACAAATGGATGATATCAAAAATGCACGGTATCAGATAG
- a CDS encoding S9 family peptidase produces MIKNITLLLAFLLSSSVSIAQQNITVEDIYSGTFSTNGLQSLNSLKNGTEYLVLNYNADRSQTVDKYSYETGDQIATLVSSNDIDLPIRNYILSEDEQQMLIVSQRIPIFRRSANSMVHVYDLKTKTLTPLSENLVRSASFSPDGKKVGFVYENNLYYKDLTTGETVQVTDDGENNLLINGVTDWVYEEEFSLVRAYEFSPDGTQIAFISFDETEVPEFSMDVYGQELYQRPYVFKYPKAGENNSIVALNVYDVSTKTRKEIDLNRDEEFYIARINYSPNGKLAAQVLNRYQNELDFYYIDQSGNASIAFTEKDAAYVDVTDDLTFLEDGSFLWTSEKDNWRHIYLHDADGKENRQITSGDWDVTSYYGYDPKSKRIYYQSTEDGSINRGIYSISLKANGKKKLSSQIGSNSASFSDNFTYYINTYSSVNRPPVYTLNEAKNGKQVREIQNNNDLLVKLEDYQLSPKVFSTINVNGNDLNMYMMKPLDFDASKEYPVLMFQYSGPGSQSVSNSWYGSNDYWHSMLANEGYIIACVDPRGTGYKGADFKKITQKELGKFEVEDQIQAARQLGAMDYIDADRIGIWGWSYGGFMSSNCILKGNDVFSTAIAVAPVTNWRYYDTIYTERYMTTPQENPAGYDENSPINHVKKLKGNYLLVHGSADDNVHVQNTMQMIEALVQANKQFDWAIYPDKNHGIYGGNTRIHLYNKMTNFIKENL; encoded by the coding sequence ATGATAAAAAACATCACTTTACTACTAGCATTTTTATTATCTAGTAGTGTTTCCATCGCACAACAAAACATAACGGTAGAGGACATCTATTCAGGAACTTTTTCTACAAATGGCCTGCAGTCACTTAACTCATTAAAGAACGGTACGGAATACCTAGTACTCAACTATAATGCAGACCGCAGCCAGACCGTTGACAAATACAGTTATGAAACAGGCGATCAAATCGCTACACTTGTTTCCAGTAATGATATTGATCTACCCATACGTAACTACATCTTGAGTGAGGACGAGCAGCAGATGTTGATCGTATCGCAACGCATTCCAATTTTTAGAAGATCTGCTAACAGCATGGTTCATGTTTATGATTTAAAAACTAAAACATTGACACCTTTGAGCGAGAATCTTGTGCGCAGCGCTTCCTTTTCTCCTGATGGAAAAAAGGTGGGTTTTGTTTATGAAAACAATTTATACTATAAGGACTTGACCACTGGAGAAACTGTTCAAGTTACTGACGATGGCGAGAATAACTTATTGATTAATGGTGTAACAGACTGGGTTTATGAAGAGGAGTTTTCGCTAGTTCGTGCTTATGAATTTAGTCCAGATGGTACACAAATCGCGTTCATATCATTTGATGAAACCGAAGTTCCAGAATTCTCAATGGATGTCTATGGGCAAGAACTCTATCAAAGACCTTACGTTTTTAAATATCCAAAAGCTGGAGAAAACAATAGCATAGTGGCATTGAACGTATATGATGTATCTACAAAAACTAGAAAAGAAATTGACCTGAATCGAGATGAAGAGTTTTATATCGCGCGCATCAATTATTCACCTAATGGTAAGCTGGCCGCTCAGGTTTTGAACCGTTATCAAAACGAATTGGATTTCTATTATATTGATCAAAGCGGTAATGCCAGCATTGCATTCACAGAGAAAGATGCTGCATACGTTGACGTGACAGATGATCTTACATTTTTGGAAGACGGTAGTTTTCTATGGACTAGCGAGAAAGATAACTGGCGACACATTTACCTTCATGATGCTGACGGTAAAGAAAACCGACAGATCACTAGCGGAGATTGGGATGTAACCTCTTATTACGGTTACGATCCTAAATCTAAACGTATCTATTATCAAAGCACAGAAGATGGTAGCATCAACCGTGGTATCTATTCTATATCGCTCAAGGCGAATGGCAAGAAAAAACTCTCTTCACAAATAGGCTCCAACAGTGCATCATTTAGCGACAACTTCACGTATTACATCAACACTTATTCAAGCGTAAACAGACCTCCAGTTTATACGCTCAACGAGGCTAAAAACGGGAAGCAAGTTCGGGAGATTCAGAACAACAATGATCTTTTGGTCAAGTTGGAGGATTATCAATTGTCTCCCAAGGTATTTTCAACCATTAATGTCAATGGAAATGACCTGAATATGTATATGATGAAGCCGCTGGATTTTGATGCTTCAAAAGAATATCCAGTTTTGATGTTTCAATATAGCGGTCCAGGATCGCAGTCTGTATCTAATTCTTGGTATGGCTCAAATGATTATTGGCATAGTATGCTTGCAAATGAAGGTTACATCATCGCTTGTGTTGATCCAAGAGGAACAGGATACAAAGGCGCAGATTTCAAGAAAATTACCCAAAAAGAATTGGGTAAATTTGAAGTCGAAGACCAAATACAGGCAGCAAGACAATTAGGTGCGATGGATTATATTGATGCAGATCGCATTGGTATTTGGGGCTGGAGTTATGGTGGCTTTATGAGCTCTAACTGTATATTGAAAGGTAACGATGTGTTTAGTACCGCAATTGCGGTAGCACCAGTAACCAACTGGAGATATTACGATACCATTTATACAGAACGTTATATGACAACACCACAGGAAAACCCTGCTGGTTATGACGAGAATAGTCCTATCAATCACGTTAAAAAATTAAAAGGAAACTATTTATTGGTACACGGTAGTGCCGATGATAATGTGCATGTTCAAAACACAATGCAAATGATAGAAGCATTAGTTCAAGCGAACAAACAGTTTGACTGGGCCATCTATCCAGACAAGAATCATGGTATTTACGGCGGCAACACGCGTATCCATCTGTATAACAAGATGACCAATTTCATCAAAGAAAATCTTTAG
- a CDS encoding hydroxymethylglutaryl-CoA reductase, degradative, with the protein MNQSVQGFSKLSKSQKVDWLISNHLDNDDTARTTILQYWNTDEKLQELHDGFSENTITNFYLPLGLSPNFLINDQLKTIPMVIEESSVVAAASKAAKFWLQRGGFKTTIKGTTKSGQVHIKYDGLRSEMEAFYAFAKADLLQSIQQINASMKSRGGGLQELRLVDKTEALRGYYQLHATFDTRDAMGANFINTVLEQLATTFKQKAADFQGFSIAQPEVIMSILSNYVPECLVNVKVSCPVEDIGTINGVTGAGFARKFVEAVEIATVEPYRAVTHNKGIMNGIDAVVLATGNDFRAVEAGVHAYAARSGQYRSLTSASVEDEVFTFEADFPLALGTVGGLTSIHPLAKLSLQIMGQPNVQELMSITAVCGLAQNFAALHSLVTTGIQSGHMKMHLTNMLEQIGAADAEKKALRKEFKDKTPSFSALKESLAKMR; encoded by the coding sequence ATGAATCAATCCGTACAAGGTTTTTCAAAGCTTTCCAAATCCCAAAAAGTAGACTGGTTGATTTCCAACCATCTCGACAACGACGATACCGCAAGAACGACGATCCTTCAATACTGGAATACAGATGAGAAGCTGCAGGAATTGCACGATGGTTTTAGTGAGAATACGATTACTAATTTTTATTTGCCTTTAGGTTTATCGCCTAATTTTTTAATCAATGACCAGCTCAAAACTATTCCCATGGTTATTGAAGAGAGCAGTGTAGTGGCTGCTGCGAGCAAGGCAGCAAAGTTTTGGTTGCAACGTGGTGGCTTCAAAACGACCATTAAGGGCACTACAAAATCAGGGCAGGTACATATTAAATATGATGGATTGCGCAGTGAGATGGAAGCTTTTTACGCTTTCGCGAAAGCGGACTTACTTCAATCCATACAACAAATCAACGCCAGCATGAAATCTAGAGGTGGCGGCCTGCAAGAACTACGATTGGTAGATAAAACGGAAGCCTTAAGAGGTTATTACCAACTGCACGCGACCTTTGACACACGCGATGCGATGGGCGCCAACTTCATCAACACAGTCCTAGAGCAACTGGCAACAACGTTCAAACAAAAAGCTGCTGATTTTCAAGGTTTCTCCATCGCCCAACCAGAAGTGATCATGTCCATCTTGAGTAACTACGTCCCAGAATGCCTGGTGAACGTCAAGGTCTCATGTCCTGTGGAAGATATAGGCACGATAAACGGTGTTACAGGTGCAGGATTTGCTCGCAAATTTGTGGAAGCAGTGGAGATTGCCACGGTAGAGCCTTATCGCGCGGTCACCCATAACAAAGGAATAATGAACGGAATCGATGCTGTCGTACTGGCAACCGGCAACGATTTTCGAGCAGTAGAAGCTGGAGTACATGCGTATGCGGCCCGTAGTGGTCAGTACCGCAGTCTAACCAGCGCGAGTGTAGAAGATGAGGTTTTTACATTTGAAGCAGATTTTCCGCTGGCGCTGGGAACTGTTGGTGGTCTAACATCTATACATCCATTAGCCAAATTATCCCTTCAAATCATGGGACAGCCCAATGTACAGGAATTAATGTCGATTACCGCAGTCTGTGGATTGGCACAAAATTTTGCGGCACTCCATTCATTGGTAACCACTGGAATCCAATCAGGTCATATGAAAATGCATTTGACCAATATGCTGGAACAAATTGGAGCCGCTGATGCCGAGAAAAAAGCGTTGAGAAAAGAATTCAAGGATAAAACACCCAGTTTTTCCGCCTTGAAAGAATCGCTTGCAAAAATGCGCTAA
- a CDS encoding GYDIA family GHMP kinase produces METATSLFKVEKASFSAHGKFLLTGEYAVLDNVDALAIPLKLDQRLEIVPRSDESIQWTSYNVDGTIWFQDSFEIEQITDVRFKGESDVSKKLIEILRTALELVGLVNFSNGFEATTQLDFDYKSGMGTSSTLISMVSQWLGCDPYELQFKCFGGSGYDIACAQADSPIVYNYNDGQPQVVPISYQPEFKDHLFFVYLNQKQDSRDSIASFNPDNLTQENRDRLNEMPKTFLETEVDLSAFQELLQKHEAIIGELILMQPVKKAQFPEYVGAIKSLGGWGGDYVMVTGDEIAQQYFVGKGFTQIYSWNDVVLD; encoded by the coding sequence ATGGAAACAGCTACTTCGTTATTTAAAGTTGAGAAAGCCTCGTTTTCGGCTCACGGTAAATTTTTACTTACTGGTGAATATGCCGTTCTCGATAACGTGGATGCACTTGCCATACCGCTCAAACTTGACCAACGGCTTGAAATCGTACCACGATCTGATGAAAGCATACAGTGGACGAGTTACAATGTGGATGGAACAATTTGGTTTCAAGATTCTTTTGAAATAGAGCAAATCACTGACGTGAGGTTTAAGGGTGAAAGTGATGTTTCCAAAAAACTGATTGAAATTTTGAGAACTGCACTGGAGCTGGTTGGTTTGGTTAATTTTAGCAATGGTTTTGAAGCTACCACTCAGTTGGACTTTGATTATAAATCGGGTATGGGAACTAGTTCGACGCTTATTTCCATGGTGTCTCAATGGTTGGGTTGCGATCCTTATGAATTGCAGTTCAAATGTTTTGGCGGTAGTGGTTACGACATCGCCTGCGCACAAGCCGACTCACCTATAGTATATAATTATAACGACGGACAACCGCAAGTTGTTCCTATAAGCTATCAGCCAGAATTTAAAGATCATTTGTTCTTTGTGTACCTCAATCAAAAGCAGGACAGTCGTGACTCTATTGCCAGCTTCAATCCTGACAATCTAACTCAAGAGAACAGAGACCGACTGAATGAAATGCCCAAGACATTCCTAGAAACCGAAGTTGATTTATCAGCTTTTCAGGAATTACTGCAAAAGCACGAGGCAATCATTGGTGAATTGATACTAATGCAACCCGTAAAAAAAGCCCAGTTTCCAGAATATGTAGGTGCCATCAAATCCTTAGGCGGTTGGGGTGGCGATTATGTTATGGTTACTGGAGATGAAATTGCTCAACAATATTTCGTTGGCAAAGGATTCACGCAGATTTACAGCTGGAACGATGTCGTTTTAGATTGA